Below is a window of Lacibacter sp. H407 DNA.
GATCATGCAGCAGTACCTGCAACGTATCAAAGACCTCGAAACACTTGCAATGGCTTATCCCGGTGTTGAAAAAGCATACGCCATCCAGGCAGGTCGTGAGTTGAGAGTAATTGTAGAAGCTGAAAAAGTAACCGATGCCGAATCAGATAAATTAAGTTTTGAAATGGCGCAGAAGATACAGACAGAAATGGTGTATCCGGGTCAGATCAAAGTAACTGTGATCAGAGAAAAAAGAGCGGTAAACGTAGCGAGATAATAGAAAAGGAATCGGTAATTGGGGATTTGGAATCAGGGGTTCAACTTTTTTTCCAAATTCCTACCAACAAATTACCAATTCCTGCAAAAACCCCCTACCTTTGCCGTCCTAAAAATTAAGAGATATGAACGCCGCTGTTGCATTTATACATGAACAATTAACTGTTGGGAAAGAACATCCCAAGTTTAAAGCAGGTGATAACGTTACTGTGAACTACAAGATCGTTGAGGGTGGTAAAGAGCGTATCCAGGGCTTCCGTGGCGACGTGATTAAACGTCAAGGCCAAGGCGCAACTGCTACATTTACAGTGCGTAAGATCTCTGATGGTGTTGGTGTTGAGCGTACTTTCCCGGTAAACTCTCCCAATGTGGATTCTATTTTGCTGAACAAAGTAGGTAAAGTAAGCCGTGCAAAACTGTTTTACCTCCGTGAAAGAAGTGGTAAAAGTGCCCGTATTAAGGAAAAGCGCATGAGATAATCATCGTTTCAAGCATATTTGTATAAAGGGGGAAAGAAAACTTTCCCCCTTTATACTTTTAATAATCAGATTTCGTTCTTATATTTACGAGCTCGGAATCTAAACCATTCCTTATAATCCCATACCTTTTGAAATTTCGTTACTCTATTTTTAAACTAAAATCAGGTTACGATCATGAAAAAGGTATTAGTAGCACTTACTGTCATTACACTGTTTTTAATGTCCTGTAACAGGGGTATTTCGCCATACCAGGCGGCTAACGGCAAAGCAGGTAAATGTGGTAAGAATTTTATCCGCTAAACTCATTTGAAACAAAACGCATTGAAACCTTCCCTAACAGGAAGGTTTTTTTTATGGTTTCTTTCGAAGCCTGCGTTATAAATAACTGTAACTTTGTGTTCCTCTAAAATTTATATCATGAATTTTCAACCCATACTCTTAGGCGTACTCGGCACACAGGAAATCATCATCATTGCCATTATCATTCTGTTGTTATTCGGTGGTCGTAAGATCCCTGAACTGATGAAAGGTTTGGGTAAAGGTATCCGTGAGTTTAACGATGCCAAGAACACTGTGCGTAAGGAAATTGAGGAAAGCTCAACTACCGACACACCTCCGCAGAACAAACAGTAAGTTCATTCGTCTGTTGTTTTATTTTTCATTTCAATTGTATTGAAGCGATCGTCTTCATTGTATCCATTTGCAACCATAAAGGAATACCAGCAGCATTTGTTTGACGGAACTACTTCCTGCAAACAAGCCGTTGATTTTTACTTGTCTCAAATCAAACAATTTGAGCATCTCAATGCATTGGTACATGTGTTTGCAGAGGAAGCAATGAAACGAGCAACTGAGTTGGACGAGGCACGTAATGCAGGTAAAACACCTGGCAAACTGCATGGTGTAGTAGTTACTATTAAAGATGTAATTGCATGGCAGCAACACCCCCTCTCCGCTGCCTCCAACATACTCAATGGATTTCATTCCATTTACAATTCAACTGCGGTACAAAAATTATTAGCTGAAGATGCCATCATCATCGGTACGAATAATTGTGATGAATTCGCCATGGGCAGCAGCAATGAGAATTCAGCGTACGGTCCGGTAAAAAACAAACTGGATGAAACAAGAGTACCTGGCGGTTCTTCGGGTGGCTCTGCAGTGGCTGTACAAGCTGATCTGTGCATGGTGAGTTTGGGAAGTGATACCGGCGGATCCGTTCGGCAACCCGCCGATTTTTGTGGAATTGTTGGAATGAAACCAAGCTATGGAAGAGTGAGCCGACATGGACTCATTGCTTATGGCTCCAGCTTTGATCAGATCGGTGTATTAGCCAATTCTGTTGAAGATGCAGCATTGGTACTTTCAGTAATTGCAGGTGCTGATGAGTTCGACAGTACTGTTTCCTCATTACCTGTTCCTGATTATGCAGCTGCAATCAGTCAACCATCTTCTACCAAACCTGTGTTGGGTTATTTCAAACAAACCCTGGAACACGAAGGGTTGGATGAAGAGATAAGAACAACACATAAAAATTTCATCAACCGGTTGAAGGAAGATGGATATGAAGTGAAAGAACTCGACTTTGACTTGATCGATTATATCGTACCAACTTATTATGTATTGACTACTGCCGAAGCCAGCAGTAACCTCTCCCGTTACGAAGGGGTACGTTACGGGCACCAGTCGGTACCGTTGAAAGAAGAATTAACAGAATTTTACTCGGCTAACCGTTCCGAAGGTTTTGGCAAAGAAGTGCAACGCCGTATTATGCTGGGCACCTTTGTATTAAGTGCCGGTTATTACGATGCGTATTATACAAAAGCACAACAGGTGCGACGCAAATTATACGAGCAAACAAAGCTGGTATTCAGCGATATAGATGTTTTGCTGATGCCCGTTTCACCTTCCACCGCTTTTAAGATCGGCGAAAAAAACAGCAACCCCATTGAAATGTATCTGGCCGATATCTATACCGTGTTTGCCAACCTTGTGGGTGTCCCCGGCATCTCCATTCCCCTGTTTCAACATAGCAATGGTTTACCTTTCGGACTTCAACTCATGACAAAGCATTTCGATGAAGTATCTTTGCTCCGCCTTGCCGATGGGTTACTAAAAACCTCCAAGGCATCGTAAGAATTACTGATGTATAAAATTTTTCTCATCCTCGTTTTTATCAGTTGTGTGCATGGATCGTTTGCACAAACAGATTCTGCTGCCAATGGCATAGCCGCTGATACAACAAAACAAGGCAATGTAGAGAAGTATGGGTTCCAGGCTTTGTTCGTGAACAAGGAGTTCAACTCTTCCACTTCGTATGATGCCCAAATTCATCCACAAGCATGGGGCTTTATCCAGGATTATCTTGACCGCTATGGTAAGAATCTGGAGAAAATGAAAAGCTGGGGCATCCCGTATTTTACATTGATCGATAATGTACTGATGCAATACGGATTGCCGAATGAATTGAAATACCTCGCCGTAATTGAAAGCGGACTCAGCACCAATGCTACCAGTTGGGTGGGTGCACGTGGACCGTGGCAGTTTATGCCGTACACCGCCAAAGAATATGGATTGAATGTGAATGGCTGGATCGATGAACGTACCGATTATTTCCGCAGCACACATGCCGCCGCAAAATATCTTACCTACTTGTATAACGATCTCAACGATTGGTTATTAGTGATAGCAGCTTACAATGGCGGACCCGGCCGTGTGTACAGTGCAATTAAAAAAAGTGGCAGTCGTGACTTCTGGAAGTTGCAATATTATTTACCAACCGAAAGCCGGAACCATGTAAAAAAGTTTATCGCTACGCACTACATCATGGAAGGCAAAGGTGGTATTACCACGATGGTGAACGATGGCAAAAAACCAACAGCTCCTGTGTTTGCACCGGAGAAAACAGATCCCAACATCAGCGTACAAACCATTGTAGGAAAATTCAGTTCGGTGGTAATGGCGAAAAATTTAGTGATCGATCTGCTGCGCTTCAATCAACTCAATCCCAATTTTGATGGAGTGCTCGCAGGCAATCAACCCTTTGATCTGCGTTTGCCCAACGATAAAATGCAGCAGTTTAATGCCAACCGTTATAATATTCTCAATGAGAGCGTGCAACTGTTGATGCGCTTTTACGGCGATGATGGCATGAAAGATATTTATCCCAAAGTATCGGAATTACCTGAGGTGAAGAAGAAACCTGTGCCGAAGAAAAGGGGTTGACCTTTTTCCTACTATCAAAATGCTTTTCTCAAACTCTCTTGCTTTATTGCCAATTAAAGCTCTACACGGTGAGTAAAATGTAAAGTTCATTGCATGAACTATACTTCCAAATAAACCATATCTTCAAACAGATATTTTTCCATTCCTTCTGAAACAACCCAAGCCATATTGTTAACGATTATCTGTCAGTTTCATGAGTCAACTACTCAGCCTTAAATCGCTTTGCCGCCAGCCGCTGGAACGTTTATTTGGAAAAATGAATGAAGAGCAGCTGGAGAATATTCTACAGCTCACCAACATTCTTGAATTTGAAGCAGGGCAATACCTGTTTCAGCAAGGCGAGAAAGGCCATTCGTTTTATATTGTTTTATCGGGCCGTTTCAGAGCCATGCAGCATAATGAAAATGATATTTTTATTTTAGGCGATATTTCTACCGGCGAACCCATTGGTGAATTTTCCCTCTTTACACAGGAGCCGCATAGTGCATCGGTAGTAGCGTTGCGGAAGTCAACGATTCTGCAACTGGAGGACGATGATTATAAAACATTGGTACAGCAATTCCCTTCCTTCGCTAATACTATTACAAAATTTATTATTGAACGGATGCGCCGCAACAACCATCAAACAAAAATGGATGCGGCACCAAAAAATATCGCTGTTGTCAATCTGCAACCGGCCAACGATGTAAGTGCATACACCGGTGCTATCCAGCAAGAGTTACAAAAGATGGGTTTCGGCATCAGTATTTATGATTCTGCATCGCATACAGGTGAACAGGATCACAGCACATTTGATGCAATGGAAAAACAGCCCGGTCTCAATTTCCTTGTATGTGATATGGAAAATCCGGAATGGGCCCGGCAATGTATTGCTTATTGTGATATTGTGATCGTAGCAACCGATTTTCATGCACAAAGTGAGCTGTATGAGATCGAACAGGTATTGCATTTGTATTCAGACAATGTGATGAATAAAAAGATCTACCTGCTATTGTTACACGAAGAAAGTGCAGCCTTGCCTTCCAATACAAGACGCTGGTTTCATGACCGCAAAGTTGATCTGCATTTACACATGCGAAAAAATAATGCGGCTGATACACGTCGATTTTGCCGCATTGTTACACACCAGGCAATCGGATTGGTATTGGGCGGTGGTGGTGCCAGGGGTTTTGCTCATGTAGGTGTCACAAAAGCGTTATTGGAACAGGGTGTTGAATTTGATTTTATCGGCGGTACCAGTGCAGGTGCCGTGTATGGTGCAGGATTATCTTTTCTTGATTTTGATTTTGAAAAGTCGGCGGCGATGTGCAAGTTGGCGGCCGATAGTAAATTAACATCAAACGATTTAACGCTACCCATTGTATCGTTGATGTCGGGTAAAAAGATCCGGAAATTTTTAGACTCGATGTTTGGTGATTCACACCTCGAAGATCTATGGGTGAATACCTATTGTGTGTCGGCTAATTTCTCCAGCGCTTCCTTGAAAATTCATGAACGTGGTTTAACACAATTACAGGTAGCAGCCAGCATGGCCATACCCGGTGTATTTCCTCCGGTGATCATCAACAAACATTTACACATTGATGGCGGTGTAATTGATAATCTTCCGGTAGAAGCAATGTATAAAAAACCGGTACGACATATTATCGCTGTTTCATTATCAGCTGAAGCAACAACCATGGTTGACCTGCATGAGATTCCTTCTTCCTGGCACTTATTCTGGAGCAGGATCACCAATACAACCACCTATCAGCTGCCGGGCATTTCTTCAATTCTGGTAAACAGTATTACCATTAACAGCCGCCATCGGCAGGAAAGCAGTAAGCCCAACGTATCACTATTTCTCGAACTTGATTTGAAAGAGTTTAAATTTTTAGACTGGACTAATTGGAAACAGCTCATTGAGAAAGGATATCAACAAACCAAGCAGAAGCTTACTGATACAAAGGAGGAAATGCAGTTCTGGAAGTAAAGGGAAATTAGTACTTGTTTGAAGTGGTTGGTCGGGAGACGCAACCACGGCGTGTTTTTTTCGATACTGCCAGCAAGGGCAAGAGCCTTTTGTAATTTAATTAGCTATTGTAATACCATGCTATCAATACATAAATTATGAACAACTCCAGTATCGTTATAGCAATATTGGTTGCATTTAAAATTTTCCGCTTTCGCAAAATCAGAATACTGCCAATGAGGTGGGTGGAGATAAACACAACATACAGCCTATTCGTAGCACTGGCATAAGAACTATTAGAACCATACCCCATCAAAAAAGCGGTAAGGAAAAACGCAATAACAACAATTATGGATATCAAAACATTTAGCAAAAGTGTTTTATAGATTGGTTTCATTGTTGACAGCAGTTACGTTTATGTGATTAGTCGGGAGGCAAGCTGCACTCATTTCACTTTCTTATAAAATATCTTCCGATCATAGTCTACAACTATATTACTCCCTTCAAAAGGAAGGCTACTAAAAATCACTGAGTTGGTTATTGCTTCTGGCGAAAATGATTTCGAATCAGTTCGATTATCCCAATCAACATATAGGTTTGACAATTCAATTCGACCATCACTCCCAATCCTCCAATCCTGCAAATTTCTAAACAACAAGACCCCACTGAGTTTGTTATAAAAACGTTGCTCATAAATATAAGTCAAGCCTTTCCCACTATTTTTCGTGCTGTCAGCATACAAAAAAAGGCTATCAACTGTATAAAAAGATGGTTCTTTAACATATATCCCCACAACATCCTTTTCTGTCTTCATGCATGAACACAAACCCAAAAAAAACAGAAAAATAAAGTTCAATTTTCTACTCATTCTTTGAGATTTTTTTCAGCATTCTATGACAACACACTCCGTATCGCATCTGCCTTCAACAAACACTCTTCATATTCATTTTCTGCATCACTGTAAAACGTAATACCACTGCCAACCATGTAAGAAAGATAATTACTGGCCTCGTTGTAAAGAATGCTTCGTATCACCACATTGAAATCAAAATCTCCATCGGGAGCAATATAACCGACCGCTCCGGAAAAAATTCCTCTTCTGCTTTGTTCGTATTGCCCGATCAACTCCATTACTTTTCGTTTGGGTGCACCCGTCATACTTCCCATGGGAAATGTGGCACGGATAATATCTGTAAAATTCAATTCTTCTTTTACTTCACCAACAATAGAAGAAATCATTTGATGTACCTGCGGAAATGAATACACTTCAAACAGTTCATCAACATTCACCGTTCCTTCTTTGCATACACGGCTCAAATCGTTCCGCACCAGATCAACTACCATTACATTTTCACTACGATCCTTTTTACTACTGTGGAGTTGTTCCTTTAACACAGCATCTGCAACGGCATCATCCACATTTCGTTTCACGGTTCCTTTGATCGGTTGCGAAAGCAACTGCGTTCCCTGTTTGCGTAAAAAACGTTCAGGACTTGCACAGAGCAAATAACTGCTGTCAACTTTGTAAAATGCAGAAAACGGGTTGGGAGATATAGCTGTTAACGATTGATACACACGCAACGGATCAATCATTGATTGTTCTGCAAAAAATTCCATGCAGTAATTTAACTCGTAACAATCGCCACGAAGAATGTGTTCTTTAATACGATTAATACTGTTGATGTAGTCTGCCTTTGAAACACGTTCCTGAAAAACAATGGCTGCTTCTTTTTCTGCCATTTCCATTTTTTCATTGCAGATAGCATCATAAATAGCTACATGATCATCCTGCAACGTACCGATCCGCAATGTTGTTTCACTCAACTGAAATACATACTGCGGTACAAAAAAATACAGATCGGCAAATCCGATTTTATTTTCGTGTGCAGAGGTTAATTGTTCAGTTTCATTTTTCAGATCGTAACCGAAGTGCCCGAAACACCAATCGTTCTGTCGATCCAAAAATGTTTGCAGAGATTCAAATGCATTGCCTGCATTTGCTTTTACAGAAGTAATAACACCGCAGCCCGCCAGGCATTCATAACTATGGCCGGGTAATTGGTAATGATGGTTGTCCAAAAAAGAACAAATGTTGAACCGGTTACACCAGCTCAACATTTGACGTTTGGTTACAGAAAAATCTGTTATGGAAAAAGATTGGAAACTTCGTATCACTTCATTGATTAAAAATCATCATCATCGTCGTCAAAATCATCACCACCGGCCATCATATCAAATTCTTTGAAGTCCTCATCAATTTTGAAATCATCTTCTTCGTCTGCTTTTTTCTTTCCGGCAGCTTTCCCTTTTGATTTCGGAATGTCAAACTCTTCAAAGTCGGGATCGTAATCATCATCCTCTTCATCGCCTTTGTTCCAGTCATCATCTTCTACGTCTGCTTCATCATCATCGTCTTCATCATCTTTCGATTTTGATTTAGCGGCACCTTTACCGGCTTTCTTCACGACAGGTTCATCATCTTCTAATTCGAGATCATCATCTTCGTCCTCATCATCTTCGTGATTCTTTTTTGGCTTGGTATCAGCCTTCTTAGTGTTCTCCGGATGAGGAGTAGATGTGTCGCCGGTTTTCTTAATTGACTTTGCCATTTGTAACAACGATTATGCTGTAAAATTTCAACGGGTTTTTGAATTAGCCAAACTTTTCTTTATAATTTTTTTTGTAAGGCAGTTTGTCTTATATGGTTACAATCTGATCACGACCCGGACCGTTGGAAACATATTTTACTTCTACACCAAGATACTCATTTATATAAGCAAGATAGGTATTCATTTGTTCGGGGAAATCGGCGGCTGTTTTGCAATCGGCCGTTGGATGACTCCAACCGTTGAACGCTTTGTACACCGGATCAATTTTTACCTTGCTGATCTCGAATGGAATTTCCTGTGTTTCTTTTCCGCCAACATTATATGCTGTGCAAACCTGCAGATCAGCAAAGCTGTCCAGCACATCTGCTTTCGTCATCACAATTTGTGTAATGCCGTTGATCATGCAGGCGAACTTCAGTGCTACCAGATCGATCCAGCCGCAACGGCGTGGCCTGCCGGTTGTTGCACCGAACTCACTTCCTACTTTCCGCAGCTCATCGCCTGTTGCATCAAACAACTCAGTTGGGAACGGACCACTACCTACTCTTGTGCAATATGCTTTGGTGATACCGATCACTTCCCTGATCTTATTTGGTGCTACGCCTAAGCCTGTGCTTACACCGGCTGAAATAGTGTTAGATGATGTAACAAACGGGAATGTTCCAAAATCAACATCAAGCATACTGCCTTGTGCACCTTCAGCCAATACTTTTTTGCCTTCGGCGATTTTTGCATTGATGAAATATTCACCGTTCACAATGTTCAATGTTTTCAAAAATTCTACTGCTTCAAAAAACTCTGCTTCCCATGCACTGATATCATCTGTGAAGTTGTAATTACCGAGTAATTGCTGATGTTTTGCTTTCAGCTTATTGTATAA
It encodes the following:
- a CDS encoding Sec-independent protein translocase subunit TatA/TatB, whose product is MNFQPILLGVLGTQEIIIIAIIILLLFGGRKIPELMKGLGKGIREFNDAKNTVRKEIEESSTTDTPPQNKQ
- a CDS encoding lytic transglycosylase domain-containing protein, producing MYKIFLILVFISCVHGSFAQTDSAANGIAADTTKQGNVEKYGFQALFVNKEFNSSTSYDAQIHPQAWGFIQDYLDRYGKNLEKMKSWGIPYFTLIDNVLMQYGLPNELKYLAVIESGLSTNATSWVGARGPWQFMPYTAKEYGLNVNGWIDERTDYFRSTHAAAKYLTYLYNDLNDWLLVIAAYNGGPGRVYSAIKKSGSRDFWKLQYYLPTESRNHVKKFIATHYIMEGKGGITTMVNDGKKPTAPVFAPEKTDPNISVQTIVGKFSSVVMAKNLVIDLLRFNQLNPNFDGVLAGNQPFDLRLPNDKMQQFNANRYNILNESVQLLMRFYGDDGMKDIYPKVSELPEVKKKPVPKKRG
- a CDS encoding anthranilate synthase component I family protein gives rise to the protein MDNHHYQLPGHSYECLAGCGVITSVKANAGNAFESLQTFLDRQNDWCFGHFGYDLKNETEQLTSAHENKIGFADLYFFVPQYVFQLSETTLRIGTLQDDHVAIYDAICNEKMEMAEKEAAIVFQERVSKADYINSINRIKEHILRGDCYELNYCMEFFAEQSMIDPLRVYQSLTAISPNPFSAFYKVDSSYLLCASPERFLRKQGTQLLSQPIKGTVKRNVDDAVADAVLKEQLHSSKKDRSENVMVVDLVRNDLSRVCKEGTVNVDELFEVYSFPQVHQMISSIVGEVKEELNFTDIIRATFPMGSMTGAPKRKVMELIGQYEQSRRGIFSGAVGYIAPDGDFDFNVVIRSILYNEASNYLSYMVGSGITFYSDAENEYEECLLKADAIRSVLS
- the gatA gene encoding Asp-tRNA(Asn)/Glu-tRNA(Gln) amidotransferase subunit GatA; protein product: MKRSSSLYPFATIKEYQQHLFDGTTSCKQAVDFYLSQIKQFEHLNALVHVFAEEAMKRATELDEARNAGKTPGKLHGVVVTIKDVIAWQQHPLSAASNILNGFHSIYNSTAVQKLLAEDAIIIGTNNCDEFAMGSSNENSAYGPVKNKLDETRVPGGSSGGSAVAVQADLCMVSLGSDTGGSVRQPADFCGIVGMKPSYGRVSRHGLIAYGSSFDQIGVLANSVEDAALVLSVIAGADEFDSTVSSLPVPDYAAAISQPSSTKPVLGYFKQTLEHEGLDEEIRTTHKNFINRLKEDGYEVKELDFDLIDYIVPTYYVLTTAEASSNLSRYEGVRYGHQSVPLKEELTEFYSANRSEGFGKEVQRRIMLGTFVLSAGYYDAYYTKAQQVRRKLYEQTKLVFSDIDVLLMPVSPSTAFKIGEKNSNPIEMYLADIYTVFANLVGVPGISIPLFQHSNGLPFGLQLMTKHFDEVSLLRLADGLLKTSKAS
- a CDS encoding patatin-like phospholipase family protein; this translates as MSQLLSLKSLCRQPLERLFGKMNEEQLENILQLTNILEFEAGQYLFQQGEKGHSFYIVLSGRFRAMQHNENDIFILGDISTGEPIGEFSLFTQEPHSASVVALRKSTILQLEDDDYKTLVQQFPSFANTITKFIIERMRRNNHQTKMDAAPKNIAVVNLQPANDVSAYTGAIQQELQKMGFGISIYDSASHTGEQDHSTFDAMEKQPGLNFLVCDMENPEWARQCIAYCDIVIVATDFHAQSELYEIEQVLHLYSDNVMNKKIYLLLLHEESAALPSNTRRWFHDRKVDLHLHMRKNNAADTRRFCRIVTHQAIGLVLGGGGARGFAHVGVTKALLEQGVEFDFIGGTSAGAVYGAGLSFLDFDFEKSAAMCKLAADSKLTSNDLTLPIVSLMSGKKIRKFLDSMFGDSHLEDLWVNTYCVSANFSSASLKIHERGLTQLQVAASMAIPGVFPPVIINKHLHIDGGVIDNLPVEAMYKKPVRHIIAVSLSAEATTMVDLHEIPSSWHLFWSRITNTTTYQLPGISSILVNSITINSRHRQESSKPNVSLFLELDLKEFKFLDWTNWKQLIEKGYQQTKQKLTDTKEEMQFWK
- a CDS encoding adenylosuccinate synthase, producing the protein MVDVILGLQWGDEGKGKIVDFFAPNYDVIARFQGGPNAGHTLYVNGEKVVLHQIPSGIFHKGIVNLIGNGVVLDPVTLKRECEKVASMGVNVKENLFIAQRTNIIIPTHRALDKAAELAKGDEKIGSTLKGIGPAYMDKTGRNALRVGDLLDPEFNQLYNKLKAKHQQLLGNYNFTDDISAWEAEFFEAVEFLKTLNIVNGEYFINAKIAEGKKVLAEGAQGSMLDVDFGTFPFVTSSNTISAGVSTGLGVAPNKIREVIGITKAYCTRVGSGPFPTELFDATGDELRKVGSEFGATTGRPRRCGWIDLVALKFACMINGITQIVMTKADVLDSFADLQVCTAYNVGGKETQEIPFEISKVKIDPVYKAFNGWSHPTADCKTAADFPEQMNTYLAYINEYLGVEVKYVSNGPGRDQIVTI
- the rplS gene encoding 50S ribosomal protein L19, yielding MNAAVAFIHEQLTVGKEHPKFKAGDNVTVNYKIVEGGKERIQGFRGDVIKRQGQGATATFTVRKISDGVGVERTFPVNSPNVDSILLNKVGKVSRAKLFYLRERSGKSARIKEKRMR